Within the Bacteroidales bacterium genome, the region AGGGCGATCGTTCGCTCCATGGTGTATTGCCCAACTCTATTTCCAGGCCTCCCGTCTATCCGATCTATAATCCCGATGGAACTTACAACCAGGATGGCTTTTTCTCCAATCCTATTGCCATCGGGAACGAAGCCATCAATGAAGCATATTCTTTCAGAACCCTCGGAAATATTTATGGAGACTTACGCTTTAAGGAACACTTTACTTTCAGCACAAAATGGGGTTTTGACTACCTGAGTTTGCGAGAGCACAGCTACGATCCTGTTACAACAAGACAGGGCGCTACTACCAACGGTCTGGGTATCGAGGCACAGACCAATGTTCTGAACATCGTTTCGAATAACCTCCTCAGATACAACAATACATTTAACAGTTTACACAATGTGGAAGCTCTCGCCGGATACTCATTTGAAATGTTTCAACGGCGCAGCCAGTATGCCGAAGGAATTGACTTCCCGGGAGACCAGTTTCAATATCTTCTTGATGCAGGAACCATCCGACGGGCCGATGCATCAGCAACCGACCGGGGCATCAATTCTTTCTTCGGGCAGTTGAAATACAACTTCGACTATAAATACATTGTCTCGTTTAGTGGACGATATGATGGATCTTCAAAATTCGGAACCAATAACCGCTACGGCTTTTTCCCTGCAGCCTCTCTGGCATGGCGTTTAGGCGAAGAAGATTTTTTCAAAGCCCTCAACCTGCCCGTAAATGAATTCAGGCTGAGAGCCAGCTACGGTTTAACCGGAAACGATGGAATACCCGATTTTGCTTATATGGACCTTTACAGAGGTCGGTCTAACTACCTTTCAAGTGCAGGTATAGCTCCGGCAGCCCTTCCTAACCCCGACCTGAAATGGGAAACCACCAGGCAGATCAATATCGGCGCAGATATTGAATTGTTTAAGGATAGGGTTGCGCTGACATTGGATTACTATCACAACAAAACCAGTGATCTCCTGTTTAACAGACCCATTTCGATGACGTCAGGCTTCTACTCAGTTACTACAAACATCGGAGAACTCGAAAACAGGGGAATTGAATTTTCACTGAACACTGTCAATGTCACGAACAATGATATTGAATGGAGTACGAAATTCAACATCAGTCGTAACAGAAACAAAGTGCTTTCCCTTTACAAGAATCAGAATCTTCTCGATCTTGACAGATACAGCCCCAATGCAGTTATTGTAGGGGAGCCCATGAGTGTCTTTTATGGCTTCCGAAGCCTGGGCGTTGATCCTACTACCGGTGACCTGGTATTTGATGATATAGATGGCAACGGCGTGATCAATTCCGACGACCGCGTTGTGATCGGTGACCCAAACCCGAATTTTATCGGTGGTTTTACAAGCAATCTCGCTTACAAATCTTTTGATTTAAGCTTCTTCATTCAGTTTAGTTATGGAAATGATGTTTTCAATGCCACCCGAATATTTACCGAAGCCATGACTTATGCTGATGAAAATCAAAGTATTGAAATTCTAAAACGCTGGAAGCAACCTGGTGATATCACCGATATTCCCAGAGCAGATGGCGATAATTCGAACGAAAACAACAGGATATCCACCCGCTTTGTTGAAGATGGCTCTTTTGCCCGCTTTAAGAATATTACACTTTCATATGTGTTTGACCGTAGTCTTACCGAACGTATTGGTGTAAGGAATGCCCGCATTTTTGTTGGTGCTACAAATCTGTTCACATGGACCAATTATTCGGGAATGGATCCCGAGGTAAATTACCGTGGCGACAGCAATCTTCTAAGAGCAACGGATTTCTTTACCTATCCCCAGGCAAAAACATATACAATCGGAATTAACTTAGGCCTTTAAAAACAAGAAAGATGAAAAAACTATTCTATTTTTCAGTATTGATGACCCTGTTCCTTGGAGCTTGCGAAGTTCTGGATGTTGAGCCCTATCATTCCATACCGGCTGATGAAGCCATCACAAATGCCCAACAGGCCGAAAGTGCTATTTTGGGGTGTTATGATGCGTTGCAAAGTGACGGATACTATGGATTAAACTATATGATTTTTGGCGATTTACCTGCTGATAACCTGACACATGTTGGGGTGACCGTAACATGGGTTCAATTTGATAACAATGCCATACTGGCCGATAACGGTCTGGTTGAAAGCACATGGGCTGCCATTTACCGGGTGCTCAACCGGGTAAATAATGCCATTTACCATATCCAGTTGATTGATGGTGATAAAATGACTGAGGATTCCAAAAATGTGGCTTTAGCCGAACTCAGGTTTTTACGGGCACTTGCCCACTACGACCTGATGCGGCTGTTTGGTCCTGTTCCTTTGCGCGATCAGGCTGTCGGCAACAATGAAGAAAGCTATAACCCGGCAAGAAACAGTGTTGAAGAAGTCCTGCTGAGTGTAAAAAGTGATCTCGATTTTGCCATCAACCTCCTTTCTCCAGCCATAACCAAAGGCAGAGCATCTAAACCCGCTGCACAAGCTTTGAAAGCACGCATAGCTTTGCATCAGTATTATATTTCCGGTAATGCTGCTTTCCTGACAACAGCTATTGACATGGCCACCCAGGTCATTGATCATCCGTCTCTGCAACTTGTACCTGATTATGCCACCCTTTTTAATATTGAATTTGAGAACAACAGCGAATCCATTTTTCAGGTGACTTATAACGATCAGGACAGGAACCTTACTGCCAGGTATTTTGCTCATACATCAAATGAAGGGAGATATGAGTTTGCACCTACCACATTTTACATGAACTCATTTGAAACCAATGACGTGCGCAAGGACGCCTCCGTGAAAATGGCCGGATCTGCACCCTATGCAGTTAAATTTAATGATGTTGCTTCGGGTACTGACCCTGTTTACGTGTTGCGCCTTGCTGAAATCTATCTGATCAGAGCCGAAGCGAAAATCCTTCAGCAGGGTAATATTGACGATATTCTGAACGACGTCAACATTATACGTCAGAGAGCAAATCTGCAACCTGTAAACATGACGAGTTATGCCAGCCTGAAACTGGAAGTAGAATCACAAAGGCAAAAAGAGTTTGCATTCGAAGGTTACCGTTGGTTCGACCTGGTAAGAACCAACCGTGCCATTGAAGTGATTGACAAAATCACCAACACCAATCAATACCTTTTCCCGATCCCGCAAGCCGAAATCATTGCTAACAACAACCCTGGCATGTATCAGAATGATGGTTATTAATATCTTAACATTTATTGAATATGAAATCAAAAAAAAATAATCTGTTCATTGTTGCCTGCCTGACATTTTTCCTGTTCTTTTTGCAAGCTTGTAAAGAAGATGAAATGTCGGTTCCCCTGGCAAGTACACAAGCCGACTTTGTATACGAAGTCAACGAGTTGGTGATCAGTGAAGATACTGTGCATTTTCAGGTTCAATTAACTAATAAGTCGCTGAATGCTAATGCTTATCACTGGGATTTTGGCAACGGGCTATTTTCATCAGAGGAAAATCCGGTTGTTACCTATACAACCTCGGGGAAATATAGCATAGTGCTTACTGTTACAGCCGAAAATGCAGACCTTTATTACAATAACTTGTCAAAAAGTGTTTCACTTGCGCTTGGGAAACAGGTGCTGCTTTTCGAAGATTTCGGTTCCGCCGGCGCTCATCTTGAGGATGATTCATGGGCGCCCGAAGGTTGGCAGGCCGTTGACAGTGATGGCGATGGTTATAATTGGTATGCTAGCTTCAGAATCTCAGAAGGTGATAGCATTTTCTCTGTACGCAGCCAATCATGGGATGGCGACCCGTTGACTCCGGACAACTGGTTGATTACACCAGAAATTAACCTGTCGGGATTTGCCGAGGATGCAAGTGCAACGTTTAGGTTTACAGTCGGTATTACAGCCAATACCCCGCAATACAGGAAAGAGCATTATGGTGTATTCATCGCAGTAGGAAGCAGTAATATTTCTGCATTTGAACTACTGCTGGAGGAAACATTTACTGAAGAAACGCCCCGAATGACGCCGCTTGAACGGGAAATTGACATTTCAGCCTACGCAGGCAATATTGTTTTCCTCGCAATCAGGCACTTTAATGTTACCGATATGGATCGGATGTTTGTGGAGGAAGTGGAACTTTTTGTCATTGAATAATTTAAACAATTTCAACTTATTTAATATCATTACTAATCAAAAACATTTTACTATGAAAAAGTTATTTTTACTTTCAGTCATCCTGGCTTTGTTTGTTGGAAACAATTACAGCCAGGCACAGCCAAAGGGAATCAATGCCGAGTACCTTCTTTCATGGGATGTATGCCCAACTGCCAACACAGTCCAATACCGGGCTGAGCATTACAGCGTTTGGATTTCGACAACAGGAAACACCCCGGGAGATTTTACTACCATGTTGTTCGAAGAAACCCTTTCGACTGAACACACCAACTGGGTGTATGAAAACAGGCAGGTAAATATTGATGATTATGCCGGCAGTAATGTCTATGTAGCCTTCAGGCATCACGACATTACCGATATGGACCGTATTGTCATTGATAATGTCAAATTGTATAGAGTCAATGACGGTGACGAAGATGAAGTGATTTATCTGTTTGAAGATTTCCAGGGAGGCATTGGCAATCCGCAGGGTGAGGATTGGCTGCCCGAAGGCTGGATTGCTGTTGATGCCGATGGAGATAGCTTCAACTGGTATTTCGGCGAAAGAGAAGGAGAAGGCGCCATGAGAAGCCAATCATGGGATGGCGATCCGTTGACACCGGATAACTACCTGATCACATCTTCGGTTTTTCTGGGAACAGTTGGAATAAACCAATTCCGGGAAACAGTGATCAACGTATTCCCGAATCCGGCAACTTCAACTATTTCAATCCAAAGCGATGTTCCCATCCACCAGATTGAATTAGTAAATATGCTCGGTGCAATTGTTTTGAGCGAAAAAACTGACGCTTCCAATTTGAAGGTTGATGTTAGCCAGCAAGATCTTGGCATGTATTTTTTGCGGCTGCACACCGGCAATGGTGTTGAAACCAGAAAAATCAATATCAGCAGATAAAAAGGCTACTGCTGCGGTTTTATGATAATGATATGAACAATTCATATTGTGGAATCGCATCATAGACTTTATTCCACGCAAAGAGCGCAAAGATTTCGCAAAGCACGCTGATTTCAAGTGATGTGAAGCAAATAATTTGCGTTCTTTTCGTTACATGTTTTCGGGTTTTGCGTGGACCATTTCCTTAATTGTAACTCAGCCTCAGCATTTAACGAAAATAATACTTATGCAAAGACTTATCAGTGCGATAATTATACTGGCAATCCTTTTTAATGCCTGCAATCATGCGGAAACCACCGATGAGCCTAAAGGCAAACTTTTTATCATTGGTGGAGGTAAGCGTCCATCTGCAATGATTCAGCGCATGATCCGTGAAGCAGGGTTGGACAGGGGAGGCTTTATTGTCATCCTGCCTATGGCCAGCAGCGAACCCGATACTTCCGTATTTTATGCCACAAAGCAGTTTAAGGAGCAGGGAATCAATAATATTGCCGGCTTCTGTTTTTCAAAGGAGGCAATGGCAACTCCCGGTCAAATCGACTCACTGGAAAAAGCAGCGTTGATCTATATTACAGGCGGAGACCAGAATACTTTTATGGATATTGTTGCCGGTACTACAATTGAACAAGCAATTAAAACCTGCTTCTGCAATGGCGGTATGATAGCCGGAACCAGCGCCGGAGCTGCCGTGATGAGCGAAAAAATGATCACTGGAAACGAACTCAAACAAACCGATTACCGCGATACATTCCGCACAATTGAGGCGGATAACATAGAACTTGGAACCGGGCTTCGGCTGATCACCTCGGCTATCATTGACCAGCACTTTGTTTGGCGCAGTCGTCATAACCGCCTTATTACCGCCGTTATCGAACATCCTGAGCTTAAAGGAATCGGGATTGACGAAGCCACAGCAATACTGGTTATCGGTAATACCGCAGAGGTGGTGGGCGAATCACAGGTGTTGATTTACGAAAACTCTGACCGTGTAAGCATTACGGATGAAAACGGAAAATTCGGCGCGCCACAGTTAACTTTGAGGGTGTTACTTCCCGGAGATACATTCAGGCTGCAATAATGGTGTTATACTGTACTTTAAGAAACTTTGCGCTTTAGGCATTTTCAGTTAAAGCGCAAGTGGTATAATATGCTGCAAGTAAGTTTTTTCCGTGGGATTTATAAAATTACCCTTATCAACCCCTTTTTTTATTAAAAAATTCGGGCAGTATCATTCAATTTGTTTATTTTGCAGGCCATTACGAATCATTTACCCTTTTCCTGAAATCATGCTTGTAAAAACATATGGTAGTGCCATACAGGGTGTTAATGCAATCACTATTACGGTTGAAGTGAACATTGACCAGGGGGTGAATTTTTTCCTTGTGGGCTTGCCCGACAGCGCCGTAAAAGAGAGCCAGCAGCGGATTGAATCGGCATTACGATACAATGATTACAGGCTCCCCGGTAAGAAAATCGTGATCAACATGGCACCTGCCGACATCAGGAAAGAAGGTTCTGCTTACGACCTAACCATGGCCATTGGAATCCTTGCTGCATCTGAACAAATCAAAGCTAACCAGGTGGGAGATTACATCATTATGGGCGAACTTTCGCTGGATGGCGGACTGCAACCCATCAAAGGGGCACTGCCCATAGCTATCGAAGCAAGAAAAAGGGGTTTCAAAGGTTTTATCCTGCCTGCACAAAATGCCCGAGAAGCTGCAATAGTAAGCGATTTGCAAGTCTATGGAATCGAAAATATCAGGGAAGCCATTGATTTTTTTGACGGCACCGCTGAATTAGCACCAACCATTGTAAACACACGCGATGAATTTTATGCCGGGTTGAATGATTATGAATTCGACTTTTCGGATGTCAAAGGCCAGGAAAACATAAAACGGGCACTTGAAATTGCTGCAGCCGGAGGGCATAATGTAATTTTAATCGGCCCGCCTGGATCAGGTAAAACAATGCTTGCCAAGCGGTTGCCTTCGATATTGCCACCGCTGAACCTTCATGAGGCGTTAGAAACAACCAAAATACACTCGGTTGCCGGTAAAATGGGAAGAAACTCCTCTTTGATCTCAGTTCGTCCTTTCAGGGCGCCTCACCACACTATCAGCGACGTAGCCCTGGTTGGTGGGGGCGGAAACCCGCAACCAGGAGAAATTTCTCTTGCCCACAACGGTGTCCTTTTCCTCGATGAACTTCCTGAATTTAAACGCACTGTCCTCGAAGTGCTCCGTCAACCCATTGAAGACAGGGTGGTGACCATCTCGAGAGCACGGTTTACGGTGGACTATCCCGCCAGTTTTATGCTTGTTGCTGCCATGAATCCCTGCCCTTGCGGTTATTATAATCATCCGGATCATGATTGTGTGTGTGGTCCGGGTGTTGTTCAGAAATATCTGAACAAAATCTCAGGCCCATTGTTAGACCGCATTGACATTCACGTTGAGGTGGTGCCGGTTCCTTTCAGGGAGCTTGCCGATGCCCGGGCGACTGAACCCAGTGAAAAAGTAAGAGAGCGGGTTACAGCTGCCAGGCAAATTCAGGAAAAAAGGTATGCAGATAAAAGTGGAATTCATTGCAATGCTCAGATCAGCAGTAAAATGCTGAGAGAAATCTGTAAAATTGACCAGGTGGGACAAGTGTTGCTTAAAACAGCGATGGAAAAGCTAAATTTGTCCGCCCGCGCCTACGACCGGATTTTGAAGGTTTCGCGAACCATTGCCGACCTGGAAAATTCAGCAGAAATCAGACCTGAACACTTGGCCGAAGCCATTCAGTACCGCAGCCTCGACCGTGAAAACTGGGGAAGTTAATTTCAAAAATTTTAATAACTGATCATGAAACATTTATTGATTCTTATTTCAACACTTTTAATTACAACCATTGGTTTTCCACAGGACGTTACACCTGAAATTTTCCGTGCTCACGTTGCCGATCTCGCCAAACATCCTGTCATTACAAAGACATTTTCGATGATAGATGAGCAAAACAATTTTCATCTTTACATCGATGTATCCGGATACAACGAGTATGATGCTGAGAGACCTATTGAATTTGAAGGTCATAAAGTTTTTCTCTGGCAGGAAGGTTCCATTGCGTTTTATGATGTTGAACAAACCATCAGGTTGGTTACCATCATGAAACCAGGTTCAGACATCGTTGTTTATGAGTTTATTTCACAGGTGGATTTGAAACGGTTCCTTATCCAATCGCGATTTGTATTTCGGAATGAAAAATGGGAACTGGCTGATTTGAAACGAACCAGGATCAAGATGACAAAGAATGAACGCAAGTTCTTGTATTAGTGGGTTAAGCATCCGGCAAAGTCAAACTACCGAAAATCTAATTAAAGTCTGCTGACCAACAATATTAACCATGCTTTTGTGTTCTGAAATTTGCAAATGAGAAAAGTTTACTTCGTTTCATCCAAAGAAAAGCCTAACAATGGAAAAACAAAAGATCATCCGCCTGATTGACATCAAGAAGTACTACAAGGTGGGTACGCAGGTAGTTAAAGCATTGCAAACCATCACACTGGACATTTATAAAAATGAATATGTAGCCCTGATGGGTGCGTCCGGATCAGGTAAATCAACACTGATGAACATTCTTGGATGCCTTGATACAGCCACTGACGGCCAATATTTTCTTAATGGAAAAGATGTCAGCAAGATGGACGACAATAGCCTGGCTGAAATCAGAAATAAAGAGATTGGTTTTGTTTTCCAGACGTTCAACCTGTTGCCGCGTCAGTCGGCGCTCGAAAATGTGATGTTACCGCTGGTATATGCCGGTTTCAATAAGGCAAAACGACTTGAAAGAGCAAATGCCGTTCTCGACAGCGTCCAATTGTCAGACCGCGTAGCGCACAAGCCCAATGAACTTTCCGGCGGTCAACGTCAAAGGGTGGCTGTTGCGAGGGCCCTGGTCAACGAGCCTTCGATTATCCTTGCCGATGAGCCAACCGGCAATTTAGATTCTAAAACATCCATCGAAATCATGGGACTGTTTGAGCAGATTCACAAGTTGGGAAATACAGTAATTGTAGTTACTCATGAGGAAGACATTGCCAGACATGCCCATCGGATCATCAAACTTAAAGATGGTGAAGTGGAGAATGACTATTTGAATCAAAACATCAGAACGATGGCCGATTACAAGATAAAAGCCGAAAGCGAATAATTGTATGACTTTTAACACAAGGAACCCTTTAAAATGAGTAATGAATTTAAAATTTACACAAAAACCGGGGACAAAGGAGAAACCTCGCTGATTGGTGGAACCCGCGTACCCAAGTTTCATGAGCGCATTGAGGCCTATGGCACATTGGACGAATTAAACTCATTTATCGGGTTAATTCGCGATCAAAACATTGACCAGGATACAAGGAACGTTCTTATCGAAATCCAGGATCGTCTTTTTACTGCTGAGTCGTTACTTGCTGTTGATCCTGAACATCCGCCATTACGTAAAATGCCCGAACTGAATGAGAATGATATTGTCCTCCTCGAGAAAGAGATTGATCGGATGAATGAGGAATTACCTCCCATCTCCAACTTTGTCCTCCCCGGCGGACACACGGTGGTTTCATACTGCCACATAGCCCGCACGGTCTGCCGGCGTGCTGAAAGAATTACCATTAAGCTCAGAGAAAACTACCAGGTAAATGATTTGGTGATAAAATATTTGAACCGACTCTCAGATTACTTGTTTGTATTGTCCAGAAAAATGACCAAAGATTTCAATGCTGCTGAAATCCCATGGAGAGCAAGATTTTGAGCGATTAAATTTTTCTTGTTGACTAATGCTGTAAAAAATTACTTTTGTTCAATTTTTAAAAATAGAATATCGAACTATGTATTGGACGTTAGAATTGGCTTCAAAACTTGAAGACGCTCCCTGGCCTGCTACTAAGGATGAGCTGATTGATTTCGCAATGAGATCAGGGTCGCCTCCGGAAGTGATCGAGAACCTTAATGAAATTGAGGATGAAGGCGAGGTTTACGAGCGTATAGAAGACATTTGGCCCGATTATCCGACTAAGGACGATTTCTTCTTTCACGAGGATGAATATTAACCCTCTGACGTGAAAAATGTAAAGTTCACCTTACCGTAATGTCGGTTTTGACTAAACTGAGGATGGTCTGCAAAATCAATCCCACGAGGATGTTCGATGATGAGCAGGCCATCTTTGTTTAACCATTTTTTTTCAAAAATCAGATCCGGCAGGTGCTTAATTTCGTTCATTTCGTAAGGCGCATCTGAAAATATCAGGTCATATGGTTCAGTAGGTGACTTGCCCAACAATTTGAAAACATCCGCCCTAAAAGCCCTTATAGATGTCAAATCAAGCTGCATGGCTGTTTTCTTAATAAACTCAACACATTTGAAATTTAGGTCAATAGCCGTTACCAATGCCGCTTGGCGAGAGGCAAACTCAAAGGAAATGTTTCCGGTGCCTGCAAACAGATCCAGTACCCTGAGATTTTCAAAGTCAATCAGATTATTCAAAATGTTGAAAAGGCTCTCTTTGGCAAGGTCTGTTGTTGGCCTGACGGGTAAATTGACTGGAGGGCTGATGCGCCTTCCTTTATGGTGTCCGCCTATAATTCGCACCTGTAATGATTTAAAAGGTTAAAATAAAAATGCTCCGGAATTTCATCAAAAACATAGCTTAACCTGAAGTCCTGGGTTTGATTTCCAAAACTGACATGCCTCACATACTTGTTGGCAATGTCATAAATCTGGGATAATTTCAGAATTTCGCCCAGGAAAACCAATTTTATTGTTTCAGGGTTCAATGCCAATTGCTCGAGTATGTAAATCAGGAAATAGATGAAATCCTCTTTTGCCTGGTACCTGAACGAGTTGTAAAAGACCAGTTGATTGCCGCTGACCACCACAATATCAAACCAGGTTTTGCGCACATAAACAAAAACACCATTTCCGTCATCCCGGTTTTTATTCATGGTCAACAGGGTTTCAATCAGTACACTACCATGATGATGAATAACTGCGGAAGGGAAGTATTTTTTGAGTGAATTGCGGATAATATCGGGAATTAACCATACATTCCTGGCTTCAAGTATTGTCAGATGGTCGTCCAAAGAAACATCTCCCAATTCGATCTGATGGTTCATCCTGAGATAATCAGCATGATTTCCGGCATCAAAAAAAGGTTGTGGAACCAGGGTTGATTTATGGGTTTCCCAAAGAATTTTAATGCTTTCATAAGGCAGTCCGAGTAAATCAACAGTTGGAATCAGGTCATTGATTGCTGTATTCAGTTGGCCATTGCTGACCATATGCTGAAAGTGATAGGATTGAATCCCAATGTATTTTTTCTGAAGGGGGTCAAGCACGCAAAAAGAAAATCCATCCAGCGATAACTGGATGGATAATCCGTAATATTGTGAAGCTTCTTTTTCGAAAGCTT harbors:
- a CDS encoding cyanophycinase translates to MQRLISAIIILAILFNACNHAETTDEPKGKLFIIGGGKRPSAMIQRMIREAGLDRGGFIVILPMASSEPDTSVFYATKQFKEQGINNIAGFCFSKEAMATPGQIDSLEKAALIYITGGDQNTFMDIVAGTTIEQAIKTCFCNGGMIAGTSAGAAVMSEKMITGNELKQTDYRDTFRTIEADNIELGTGLRLITSAIIDQHFVWRSRHNRLITAVIEHPELKGIGIDEATAILVIGNTAEVVGESQVLIYENSDRVSITDENGKFGAPQLTLRVLLPGDTFRLQ
- a CDS encoding cob(I)yrinic acid a,c-diamide adenosyltransferase → MSNEFKIYTKTGDKGETSLIGGTRVPKFHERIEAYGTLDELNSFIGLIRDQNIDQDTRNVLIEIQDRLFTAESLLAVDPEHPPLRKMPELNENDIVLLEKEIDRMNEELPPISNFVLPGGHTVVSYCHIARTVCRRAERITIKLRENYQVNDLVIKYLNRLSDYLFVLSRKMTKDFNAAEIPWRARF
- a CDS encoding RagB/SusD family nutrient uptake outer membrane protein → MKKLFYFSVLMTLFLGACEVLDVEPYHSIPADEAITNAQQAESAILGCYDALQSDGYYGLNYMIFGDLPADNLTHVGVTVTWVQFDNNAILADNGLVESTWAAIYRVLNRVNNAIYHIQLIDGDKMTEDSKNVALAELRFLRALAHYDLMRLFGPVPLRDQAVGNNEESYNPARNSVEEVLLSVKSDLDFAINLLSPAITKGRASKPAAQALKARIALHQYYISGNAAFLTTAIDMATQVIDHPSLQLVPDYATLFNIEFENNSESIFQVTYNDQDRNLTARYFAHTSNEGRYEFAPTTFYMNSFETNDVRKDASVKMAGSAPYAVKFNDVASGTDPVYVLRLAEIYLIRAEAKILQQGNIDDILNDVNIIRQRANLQPVNMTSYASLKLEVESQRQKEFAFEGYRWFDLVRTNRAIEVIDKITNTNQYLFPIPQAEIIANNNPGMYQNDGY
- a CDS encoding TonB-dependent receptor codes for the protein MKLFLLLTFAGVIQASASVLSQNNLISMKLQNATVYEAVNEIAHQMDLLFIFQESDDLDSKKINVDLQMASFEDAMKEVLKSSNLSYDLIENYIVVRPVKVKPEALTAVASFQQSERRTITGTVTSAEDGATIPGVSIVVKGTNIGTTTDIDGKYQLLVPVESTHLVFSFVGMVTQEVAINNRAEINIVMELASLDLGELVVVGYGTESRRLVSGSLGVVSDTEIRDVPMRTIDGVLQGRSPGVFISQNSGTPGGANSVRIRGNSSITAGNEPLYVIDGIPMTTGNYGQIGFSGQEINALSDINPNDIESITVLKDASAAAIYGARATNGVILITTKRGSQQRTNINFNGSWGFQKVDKVLKMLNADQWLDYMELEPDPENPVDVNYLDEVFRVTPMSSYELSADGGDERTRFFISGNYFDQTGILLGTDFKRINGRMNLDHQLNTNIKVGASLGTSYSLNNRVEGDRSLHGVLPNSISRPPVYPIYNPDGTYNQDGFFSNPIAIGNEAINEAYSFRTLGNIYGDLRFKEHFTFSTKWGFDYLSLREHSYDPVTTRQGATTNGLGIEAQTNVLNIVSNNLLRYNNTFNSLHNVEALAGYSFEMFQRRSQYAEGIDFPGDQFQYLLDAGTIRRADASATDRGINSFFGQLKYNFDYKYIVSFSGRYDGSSKFGTNNRYGFFPAASLAWRLGEEDFFKALNLPVNEFRLRASYGLTGNDGIPDFAYMDLYRGRSNYLSSAGIAPAALPNPDLKWETTRQINIGADIELFKDRVALTLDYYHNKTSDLLFNRPISMTSGFYSVTTNIGELENRGIEFSLNTVNVTNNDIEWSTKFNISRNRNKVLSLYKNQNLLDLDRYSPNAVIVGEPMSVFYGFRSLGVDPTTGDLVFDDIDGNGVINSDDRVVIGDPNPNFIGGFTSNLAYKSFDLSFFIQFSYGNDVFNATRIFTEAMTYADENQSIEILKRWKQPGDITDIPRADGDNSNENNRISTRFVEDGSFARFKNITLSYVFDRSLTERIGVRNARIFVGATNLFTWTNYSGMDPEVNYRGDSNLLRATDFFTYPQAKTYTIGINLGL
- a CDS encoding choice-of-anchor J domain-containing protein; this encodes MKKLFLLSVILALFVGNNYSQAQPKGINAEYLLSWDVCPTANTVQYRAEHYSVWISTTGNTPGDFTTMLFEETLSTEHTNWVYENRQVNIDDYAGSNVYVAFRHHDITDMDRIVIDNVKLYRVNDGDEDEVIYLFEDFQGGIGNPQGEDWLPEGWIAVDADGDSFNWYFGEREGEGAMRSQSWDGDPLTPDNYLITSSVFLGTVGINQFRETVINVFPNPATSTISIQSDVPIHQIELVNMLGAIVLSEKTDASNLKVDVSQQDLGMYFLRLHTGNGVETRKINISR
- a CDS encoding YifB family Mg chelatase-like AAA ATPase; translation: MLVKTYGSAIQGVNAITITVEVNIDQGVNFFLVGLPDSAVKESQQRIESALRYNDYRLPGKKIVINMAPADIRKEGSAYDLTMAIGILAASEQIKANQVGDYIIMGELSLDGGLQPIKGALPIAIEARKRGFKGFILPAQNAREAAIVSDLQVYGIENIREAIDFFDGTAELAPTIVNTRDEFYAGLNDYEFDFSDVKGQENIKRALEIAAAGGHNVILIGPPGSGKTMLAKRLPSILPPLNLHEALETTKIHSVAGKMGRNSSLISVRPFRAPHHTISDVALVGGGGNPQPGEISLAHNGVLFLDELPEFKRTVLEVLRQPIEDRVVTISRARFTVDYPASFMLVAAMNPCPCGYYNHPDHDCVCGPGVVQKYLNKISGPLLDRIDIHVEVVPVPFRELADARATEPSEKVRERVTAARQIQEKRYADKSGIHCNAQISSKMLREICKIDQVGQVLLKTAMEKLNLSARAYDRILKVSRTIADLENSAEIRPEHLAEAIQYRSLDRENWGS
- a CDS encoding ABC transporter ATP-binding protein yields the protein MIRLIDIKKYYKVGTQVVKALQTITLDIYKNEYVALMGASGSGKSTLMNILGCLDTATDGQYFLNGKDVSKMDDNSLAEIRNKEIGFVFQTFNLLPRQSALENVMLPLVYAGFNKAKRLERANAVLDSVQLSDRVAHKPNELSGGQRQRVAVARALVNEPSIILADEPTGNLDSKTSIEIMGLFEQIHKLGNTVIVVTHEEDIARHAHRIIKLKDGEVENDYLNQNIRTMADYKIKAESE
- the rsmD gene encoding 16S rRNA (guanine(966)-N(2))-methyltransferase RsmD → MRIIGGHHKGRRISPPVNLPVRPTTDLAKESLFNILNNLIDFENLRVLDLFAGTGNISFEFASRQAALVTAIDLNFKCVEFIKKTAMQLDLTSIRAFRADVFKLLGKSPTEPYDLIFSDAPYEMNEIKHLPDLIFEKKWLNKDGLLIIEHPRGIDFADHPQFSQNRHYGKVNFTFFTSEG
- a CDS encoding DUF2795 domain-containing protein, yielding MYWTLELASKLEDAPWPATKDELIDFAMRSGSPPEVIENLNEIEDEGEVYERIEDIWPDYPTKDDFFFHEDEY
- a CDS encoding choice-of-anchor J domain-containing protein, giving the protein MKSKKNNLFIVACLTFFLFFLQACKEDEMSVPLASTQADFVYEVNELVISEDTVHFQVQLTNKSLNANAYHWDFGNGLFSSEENPVVTYTTSGKYSIVLTVTAENADLYYNNLSKSVSLALGKQVLLFEDFGSAGAHLEDDSWAPEGWQAVDSDGDGYNWYASFRISEGDSIFSVRSQSWDGDPLTPDNWLITPEINLSGFAEDASATFRFTVGITANTPQYRKEHYGVFIAVGSSNISAFELLLEETFTEETPRMTPLEREIDISAYAGNIVFLAIRHFNVTDMDRMFVEEVELFVIE